One genomic region from Amycolatopsis sp. FBCC-B4732 encodes:
- a CDS encoding TIGR03621 family F420-dependent LLM class oxidoreductase — MGNFKFGVSLREIGSRDAWIAKCRRAEELGYDVITVPDHLGTGRFAPFPVLAMAGAVTERPRLGTLVSNVPFYNLALFAREASSTAALLDGRLDLGLGAGHMKSEFDAAGLPWHNAATRIGYLGESIGYLRKHFDDEGIAQPRLLIAGNSDGVLDLAARHADVVGFGGLRQQPGKPPGTFKLDNAEAMDERVAFFQARATRETEYNMLVQHVEITGDRRAAAEAWHEKTERSAVADAGELLDAPQLVLGTVEEIAGQLVARRERYGFSYITVFEHALETFAPVIEELSKRP, encoded by the coding sequence ATGGGGAACTTCAAGTTCGGCGTCAGCCTTCGCGAAATCGGCAGCCGGGACGCCTGGATCGCCAAGTGCCGGCGGGCCGAAGAGCTCGGCTACGACGTCATCACCGTGCCCGACCACCTCGGTACCGGACGCTTCGCGCCGTTCCCGGTGCTCGCCATGGCCGGGGCCGTCACCGAGCGGCCGCGGCTCGGGACCCTCGTCTCCAACGTGCCCTTCTACAACCTCGCGCTCTTCGCGCGCGAAGCCTCGTCGACGGCCGCGCTGCTCGACGGCCGCCTCGACCTCGGGCTCGGCGCCGGGCACATGAAGAGCGAGTTCGACGCCGCGGGCCTGCCGTGGCACAACGCCGCCACGCGCATCGGCTACCTCGGCGAAAGCATCGGCTACCTGCGAAAGCACTTCGACGACGAAGGCATCGCCCAGCCCCGCCTGCTCATCGCGGGCAACAGCGACGGCGTGCTCGACCTCGCCGCCCGGCACGCGGACGTCGTCGGGTTCGGCGGGCTCCGGCAGCAGCCCGGGAAGCCGCCGGGCACCTTCAAGCTCGACAACGCCGAGGCGATGGACGAGCGTGTGGCCTTCTTCCAGGCCAGGGCGACGCGCGAAACCGAGTACAACATGCTCGTCCAGCACGTCGAGATCACCGGCGACCGGCGCGCGGCCGCCGAGGCGTGGCACGAGAAGACCGAGCGGAGCGCCGTGGCCGACGCCGGCGAGCTCCTCGACGCGCCGCAGCTGGTGCTGGGCACGGTCGAGGAGATCGCCGGGCAGCTGGTGGCCCGGCGCGAACGCTACGGCTTCTCGTACATCACCGTGTTCGAGCACGCGCTCGAAACGTTCGCCCCGGTGATCGAGGAGCTCAGTAAG
- a CDS encoding ribose-phosphate diphosphokinase yields the protein MSPKQGTPKKNLMLFSGRAHQELAEEVAKHLNVTITPQTAHTFANGELFVRFEESVRGTDAFVIQAHTTPINEYVMEQLIMVDALKRASAKRITVVMPFYPYARQDKKHKGREPISARLIADLFKTAGADRIMTVDLHTAQIQGFFDGPVDHLMAQTVLADHIKKTYGDADITVVSPDSGRVRLAEKWAQTLGDRPIAFIHKTRDPDKPNQAVANRVVGKVEGKLCVLIDDMIDTGGTIVKATEALIDEGAADVVIATTHGILSDPATERLSQCKAREVIVTNSLPIPAEKRFPGLTVLSIAPMLAEAIQQVFEDGSVTSLFDGNA from the coding sequence ATGAGTCCGAAGCAAGGCACGCCGAAGAAGAATCTGATGCTCTTCTCCGGTCGCGCGCACCAGGAGCTCGCGGAAGAGGTGGCCAAGCACCTCAACGTGACGATCACCCCGCAGACGGCGCACACGTTCGCCAACGGCGAGCTGTTCGTCCGGTTCGAGGAGTCCGTCCGCGGCACCGACGCCTTCGTCATCCAGGCGCACACCACGCCCATCAACGAGTACGTGATGGAACAGCTGATCATGGTGGACGCGCTCAAGCGGGCGAGCGCGAAGCGGATCACCGTCGTGATGCCGTTCTACCCGTACGCGCGCCAGGACAAGAAGCACAAGGGCCGCGAGCCGATCTCGGCGCGGCTGATCGCGGACCTGTTCAAGACCGCGGGCGCCGACCGGATCATGACGGTCGACCTGCACACCGCGCAGATCCAGGGCTTCTTCGACGGCCCGGTCGACCACCTGATGGCGCAGACCGTGCTGGCGGACCACATCAAGAAGACCTACGGCGACGCCGACATCACCGTCGTCTCGCCGGACTCGGGCCGCGTGCGGCTGGCCGAGAAGTGGGCGCAGACGCTGGGCGACCGCCCGATCGCGTTCATCCACAAGACGCGCGACCCGGACAAGCCGAACCAGGCCGTCGCCAACCGCGTGGTCGGCAAGGTCGAGGGCAAGCTCTGCGTCCTGATCGACGACATGATCGACACCGGCGGCACGATCGTGAAGGCCACCGAGGCCCTGATCGACGAGGGCGCGGCGGACGTCGTCATCGCGACGACCCACGGCATCCTGTCCGACCCGGCGACCGAGCGGCTTTCACAGTGCAAGGCGCGCGAGGTCATCGTGACGAACTCGCTGCCGATCCCGGCGGAGAAGCGGTTCCCGGGCCTGACGGTCCTGTCGATCGCCCCGATGCTCGCCGAGGCCATCCAGCAGGTCTTCGAAGACGGCTCGGTGACTTCGCTCTTCGACGGCAACGCCTGA
- the glmU gene encoding bifunctional UDP-N-acetylglucosamine diphosphorylase/glucosamine-1-phosphate N-acetyltransferase GlmU, with translation MTGPLSTLILAAGEGTRMRSSTPKVLHPIAGRSLVEHAVRAAAGLAPEHLVVVVGHGRELVGERLAQVADALGRPVGTAVQDRQQGTGHAVSCALATLPADLTGTVLVSYGDVPLLDTETLRALLEEHTEAKNAVTVLTAVVADPTGYGRMVRDAAGKVTGIVEHKDATPEQAGITEINSGVYAFDAAVLRDGLSRLSTDNAQGELYLTDVLGIANGDGLHVGALVVDDPWLTEGVNDRVQLSVLGAELNRRIVRRWQREGVTVVDPASTWIDAGVTLARDVVIEPGVQLKGTTSVGEGTTVGPDSTLTNMTIGARASVVRVHGSDSELGDGVTVGPFTYLRPGTKLGEKGKLGAFVETKSADIGAGTKVPHLTYVGDATIGEHSNIGCSSVFVNYDGVHKHRTVIGSYVRLGADNTFVAPVQVGDGAYSGAGAVIREDVPPGTLAVSAPPQRNIEGWAIRRRPGTPAAEAAQAALDAESAAGTDGESPA, from the coding sequence TTGACCGGCCCGCTGAGCACGTTGATCCTCGCCGCGGGTGAGGGCACCCGCATGCGTTCGTCGACGCCCAAGGTGCTGCACCCCATCGCCGGGCGATCCCTGGTGGAGCACGCCGTCCGGGCCGCCGCCGGCCTGGCGCCCGAGCACCTCGTGGTCGTCGTCGGCCACGGCCGCGAACTGGTCGGCGAGCGCCTCGCGCAGGTCGCCGACGCCCTCGGCCGCCCGGTCGGCACCGCGGTGCAGGACCGGCAGCAGGGCACCGGCCACGCCGTCTCGTGCGCGCTCGCCACCCTGCCCGCCGACCTGACCGGCACCGTGCTCGTCAGCTATGGCGACGTCCCGCTGCTCGACACCGAAACCCTGCGCGCCCTGCTCGAAGAGCACACGGAGGCGAAGAACGCGGTCACCGTGCTCACCGCCGTGGTCGCCGACCCGACCGGCTACGGCCGCATGGTGCGCGACGCGGCGGGCAAGGTCACCGGGATCGTCGAGCACAAGGACGCCACCCCCGAGCAGGCGGGGATCACCGAGATCAACTCGGGGGTCTACGCCTTCGACGCCGCCGTGCTGCGCGACGGCCTCTCGCGCCTCTCGACCGACAACGCACAGGGCGAGCTCTACCTCACCGACGTGCTGGGCATCGCGAACGGCGACGGGCTGCACGTCGGCGCGCTCGTCGTCGACGACCCGTGGCTGACCGAGGGCGTCAACGACCGCGTCCAGCTGTCGGTGCTCGGCGCCGAGCTGAACCGCCGGATCGTGCGGCGCTGGCAGCGCGAGGGCGTCACGGTCGTCGACCCGGCCTCGACGTGGATCGACGCCGGCGTCACCCTCGCCCGCGACGTCGTCATCGAGCCGGGTGTGCAGCTCAAGGGCACGACGTCGGTCGGCGAGGGCACGACGGTCGGACCGGACAGCACCCTGACGAACATGACCATCGGGGCCCGCGCCTCGGTGGTGCGCGTGCACGGCTCGGACTCCGAACTGGGCGACGGCGTCACCGTCGGCCCGTTCACCTACCTGCGGCCCGGCACCAAGCTCGGCGAGAAGGGCAAGCTCGGCGCGTTCGTCGAGACGAAGTCCGCCGACATCGGCGCCGGCACGAAGGTGCCGCACCTGACCTACGTCGGCGACGCCACGATCGGCGAGCACAGCAACATCGGCTGCTCCAGCGTGTTCGTGAACTACGACGGCGTCCACAAGCACCGCACCGTTATCGGGTCGTATGTCCGGTTGGGCGCGGACAACACGTTCGTCGCCCCGGTGCAGGTCGGTGACGGCGCTTACAGTGGTGCGGGTGCCGTGATCCGCGAGGACGTCCCGCCGGGCACACTCGCGGTGTCGGCGCCGCCGCAGCGCAACATCGAAGGCTGGGCGATCCGGCGCCGGCCGGGTACGCCCGCGGCGGAGGCGGCCCAGGCCGCCCTCGACGCCGAGTCAGCAGCAGGAACCGACGGGGAGTCGCCAGCATGA
- a CDS encoding diguanylate cyclase produces MALTDEATDPVAARRPALAEMSDAWLVGRARELIAAVQRQEYAQQLQIVELMDELLDETQRRGEPTMVAQLLRASAIARLITRGLAAEAEPRLDEMLAHTRRHGLALLRADAHALRGRRLVIAAQEDPALTEIARALAILDDSAIPNRQVGIRQWNRMLWSTLNDCWIVLNQLGVYEAAEEVIGRAASAIRESASPHEITLQLMNRVKMLLGWGLRLERIDEYDESAEKFRTAASMAVAAEGPFTESLFPRKANVSAVDQVGVLAAAQALHSPTTDQIDRLRQLHEGTGYPGEREIVAIALARCLDKGGRREEALDVLRSARESLGDDTSQPSMRLNIARELARLDTSPDYASGASQSLIDYATRLESEMWSLRESQIATLNARREHERLSAEHGAITQQALQDPLTGLPNRRALDEKLRQLASSADAQPLAVALVDLDGFKGVNDKQSHAEGDNVLRVVASTLRDALRGDDLVARYGGDEFIVLLPGTPASAAKMALGRAVKSVAGLPHHLSHGVTLSIGLVSLRPQERGEQVLARADAAMYQAKRGGGNQVASANSMAADPAAAWANEGPPTDPAWDAEDHS; encoded by the coding sequence TTGGCGCTGACCGACGAGGCGACCGACCCGGTGGCGGCCAGGCGTCCCGCACTGGCCGAGATGTCCGACGCCTGGCTCGTCGGGCGCGCGCGGGAACTGATCGCCGCGGTCCAGCGGCAGGAGTACGCCCAGCAGCTCCAGATCGTCGAACTGATGGACGAGCTGCTCGACGAGACCCAGCGCCGCGGCGAGCCGACCATGGTCGCGCAGCTGCTGCGCGCTTCCGCGATCGCACGGCTGATCACCAGGGGGCTGGCCGCCGAGGCCGAGCCGCGGCTCGACGAGATGCTCGCGCACACCCGGCGCCACGGCCTCGCGCTGCTGCGGGCCGACGCGCACGCGCTGCGCGGGCGCCGGCTCGTGATCGCCGCGCAGGAGGACCCCGCGCTCACCGAGATCGCCCGCGCGCTGGCGATCCTCGACGACTCCGCGATCCCGAACCGGCAGGTCGGCATCCGCCAGTGGAACCGGATGCTGTGGTCGACGTTGAACGACTGCTGGATCGTGCTGAACCAGCTCGGCGTCTACGAAGCCGCCGAGGAGGTCATCGGCCGCGCCGCGAGCGCGATCCGCGAGAGCGCGAGCCCGCACGAGATCACGCTGCAGCTGATGAACCGCGTCAAGATGCTGCTGGGCTGGGGCCTGCGGCTGGAGCGCATCGACGAGTACGACGAGAGCGCCGAGAAGTTCCGCACCGCCGCGTCCATGGCGGTCGCCGCGGAGGGCCCGTTCACCGAGTCGCTGTTCCCGCGGAAGGCGAACGTCTCCGCCGTCGACCAGGTCGGTGTCCTCGCCGCCGCGCAGGCGCTGCACAGCCCGACCACCGACCAGATCGACCGGCTCCGCCAGCTGCACGAAGGCACCGGCTACCCGGGCGAACGCGAGATCGTCGCGATCGCGCTGGCCCGCTGCCTGGACAAGGGCGGCCGCCGGGAAGAGGCCCTCGACGTGCTGCGCTCGGCGCGCGAGTCCCTCGGCGACGACACCTCGCAGCCGTCGATGCGGCTGAACATCGCCCGCGAGCTGGCCCGGCTGGACACGAGCCCGGACTACGCGTCCGGCGCGAGCCAGTCGCTGATCGACTACGCCACCCGGCTCGAGTCCGAGATGTGGAGCCTGCGCGAGTCGCAGATCGCCACGCTGAACGCCCGCCGCGAGCACGAACGGCTGTCCGCCGAGCACGGCGCGATCACCCAGCAGGCGCTGCAGGACCCGCTCACCGGCCTGCCGAACCGGCGCGCGCTGGACGAGAAGCTGCGCCAGCTCGCCTCGTCGGCCGACGCGCAGCCGCTCGCCGTCGCGCTGGTCGACCTCGACGGCTTCAAGGGCGTCAACGACAAGCAGTCGCACGCCGAGGGCGACAACGTGCTGCGTGTCGTCGCGAGCACGCTTCGTGACGCGCTGCGCGGCGACGACCTCGTGGCCCGCTACGGCGGCGACGAGTTCATCGTGCTGCTGCCGGGCACGCCGGCGTCCGCGGCGAAGATGGCGCTCGGCCGCGCCGTGAAGTCCGTCGCGGGCCTGCCGCACCACCTTTCGCACGGCGTCACGCTGTCGATCGGGCTCGTCTCGCTGCGGCCGCAGGAACGCGGCGAGCAGGTCCTCGCCCGCGCGGACGCGGCCATGTACCAGGCGAAACGCGGTGGCGGCAACCAGGTGGCGTCGGCGAACTCGATGGCCGCCGACCCGGCCGCCGCGTGGGCGAACGAAGGCCCACCGACCGACCCCGCGTGGGACGCCGAAGACCACAGTTAG
- a CDS encoding acyl-CoA desaturase: MTATLDRSQPAGEPAAPKGPKPVTEGTRGIGVQLSVYFGVIAPLVALLVAVPFAWGWGLSWVDVGIFVVFYAISGLGITVSYHRYFTHGSFKAKQWLRVVMAIAGSIALQGPVITWVADHRRHHAFSDRDGDPHSPWAFGTSPWAIAKGFWHAHMGWLFERDQTNAERFAPDLVKDPAIKKVDDLFWLWSLVSLALPALLGGLISWSLWGAVTAFFWAGLVRICVLHHVTWSVNSICHMIGERPFAARDKSANFWPLAIFSFGESWHNLHHADPTSARHGVKRGQIDISARLIWIFEKFGWVHDVRWPTPQRLARIATEKS, translated from the coding sequence ATGACGGCCACGCTCGACCGCTCTCAGCCCGCCGGGGAGCCTGCGGCCCCCAAGGGCCCCAAACCCGTCACCGAAGGCACGCGCGGAATCGGCGTGCAGCTGTCGGTCTACTTCGGCGTGATCGCGCCGCTGGTGGCACTGCTGGTCGCGGTGCCGTTCGCCTGGGGCTGGGGACTGAGCTGGGTCGACGTCGGCATCTTCGTGGTGTTCTACGCGATCAGCGGGCTCGGCATCACGGTGTCGTACCACCGCTACTTCACGCACGGCTCGTTCAAGGCCAAGCAATGGCTGCGCGTGGTCATGGCCATCGCGGGCAGCATCGCCCTGCAGGGCCCGGTGATCACCTGGGTCGCCGACCACCGCCGCCACCACGCGTTCTCCGACCGCGACGGCGACCCGCACTCGCCGTGGGCGTTCGGCACCTCGCCGTGGGCCATCGCCAAGGGCTTCTGGCACGCGCACATGGGCTGGCTGTTCGAGCGCGACCAGACGAACGCCGAGCGCTTCGCGCCCGACTTGGTGAAGGACCCGGCGATCAAGAAGGTCGACGACCTGTTCTGGCTGTGGTCGCTCGTCAGCCTGGCGCTGCCGGCCCTGCTGGGCGGCCTCATTTCGTGGTCGCTGTGGGGCGCCGTGACGGCGTTCTTCTGGGCGGGCCTGGTGCGCATCTGCGTGCTGCACCACGTGACCTGGTCGGTCAACTCGATCTGCCACATGATCGGCGAGCGCCCGTTCGCCGCCCGCGACAAGTCGGCGAACTTCTGGCCCCTGGCCATTTTCTCGTTCGGCGAGTCGTGGCACAACCTGCACCACGCGGACCCGACGTCCGCGCGCCACGGCGTCAAGCGCGGCCAGATCGACATCTCCGCGCGGCTGATCTGGATCTTCGAGAAGTTCGGCTGGGTGCACGACGTCCGCTGGCCGACCCCGCAGCGCCTGGCCCGTATCGCGACGGAAAAGAGCTAG
- a CDS encoding TetR/AcrR family transcriptional regulator codes for MTGSERRRQLLNVARALFAEKGFDGTSIEEIAHRANVSKPVVYEHFGGKEGIYAVVVDRETQLLLDRMVSTLHGGHPRVMLEQAATALLSYVEDSHDGFRILVRDSPVASSTGTFSTVLNDIASQVEHILAQQFAARGYDEKLAALYAQALVGMVALTGQWWLDARKPKRDEVAAHLVNLAWNGLSHLEHKPKLRLG; via the coding sequence ATGACCGGCAGCGAACGGCGCCGTCAGCTGCTGAACGTGGCCAGGGCGCTGTTCGCCGAGAAGGGTTTCGACGGCACGTCGATCGAGGAGATCGCGCACCGCGCCAACGTGTCGAAACCCGTGGTGTACGAACACTTCGGCGGCAAAGAGGGTATCTACGCGGTGGTCGTCGACCGCGAAACGCAGCTGCTGCTGGACCGCATGGTCTCGACGCTGCACGGCGGCCACCCCCGCGTGATGCTCGAACAGGCGGCGACGGCGTTGCTGTCCTACGTCGAGGATTCTCACGACGGCTTCCGCATCCTGGTCCGCGACTCCCCGGTGGCGAGCTCGACGGGCACGTTTTCGACGGTGCTGAACGACATCGCAAGCCAGGTCGAGCACATCCTGGCCCAGCAGTTCGCGGCCCGCGGGTACGACGAGAAACTGGCGGCGCTGTACGCACAGGCGCTGGTGGGAATGGTGGCGCTGACCGGCCAGTGGTGGCTGGACGCGCGCAAGCCGAAGCGCGACGAGGTCGCGGCCCACCTGGTGAACCTGGCGTGGAACGGGCTGTCCCACTTGGAGCACAAGCCGAAGCTGCGGCTGGGCTAG
- a CDS encoding NUDIX domain-containing protein, whose amino-acid sequence MIDKIAWLHPVDGRILSTRSRGKDVYYLPGGKREPGESDTETLIREIHEELDVAITPESIAPAGVFEAEAHGHAGIPVRMTCYTADYRGTLAASSEIEEVAWLTYADRDRVSAVDKIIFDHLHETGELS is encoded by the coding sequence GTGATCGACAAGATCGCCTGGCTCCACCCGGTGGACGGCCGGATCCTCAGCACGCGCTCCCGCGGCAAGGACGTGTACTACCTCCCGGGCGGCAAGCGCGAGCCCGGCGAATCGGACACCGAGACGCTCATCCGCGAGATCCACGAAGAACTCGACGTGGCGATCACCCCCGAGTCGATCGCCCCGGCAGGCGTCTTCGAGGCGGAGGCGCACGGCCACGCCGGCATCCCCGTCCGGATGACCTGCTACACCGCGGATTACCGGGGAACGCTCGCCGCGAGCAGCGAGATCGAAGAAGTCGCCTGGCTGACCTACGCCGACCGGGACCGGGTCTCGGCGGTGGACAAGATCATCTTCGACCACCTGCACGAAACCGGCGAGCTCAGCTAG
- a CDS encoding NUDIX domain-containing protein — protein MIDKVAWVHLVDGKVLAARSKGKDKFYLPGGKREPGESDAETLVREIREELDVEITPESIAPAGTFEGQAHGKAAGTVVRTTAYTAEYRGTLKASSEIEEIAWLTHADRPRVSLVAQLIFDHLHDNGELR, from the coding sequence GTGATCGACAAGGTCGCGTGGGTGCACTTGGTGGACGGCAAGGTCCTGGCCGCGCGTTCGAAGGGCAAGGACAAGTTCTACCTCCCGGGCGGCAAGCGCGAGCCCGGCGAATCGGATGCCGAGACGCTCGTCCGCGAGATCCGCGAAGAGCTGGACGTGGAGATCACGCCGGAGTCGATCGCGCCGGCGGGCACGTTCGAAGGCCAGGCGCACGGCAAAGCGGCGGGCACGGTGGTCCGGACGACGGCCTACACGGCGGAGTACCGCGGAACGCTCAAGGCGAGCAGCGAGATCGAGGAGATCGCGTGGCTCACCCACGCGGACCGCCCGCGGGTTTCCCTGGTCGCCCAGCTGATCTTCGACCACCTGCACGACAACGGCGAGCTGCGGTGA
- a CDS encoding isochorismatase family protein → MTKIDPATSALVLVDLQERIVALPTTPYRGEDVVANALRLRDAFRGAGAPVVVVQVSRPDNPPGNELVFDAQDDKIVTKYTIGGFAGTDLDEFLRGKGVRTVYFGGIATEFGVESTLRAASDHGYDTVAVSDAMTALSEISHENAITKIFPRLGTVVTTDEALAALS, encoded by the coding sequence ATGACCAAGATCGATCCGGCCACGTCCGCGCTCGTGCTCGTCGACCTGCAGGAGCGGATCGTCGCGTTGCCGACCACGCCGTACCGCGGCGAAGACGTCGTCGCGAACGCGCTGCGCCTGCGGGACGCCTTCCGCGGGGCGGGCGCGCCGGTGGTGGTCGTGCAGGTGTCCCGGCCGGACAACCCGCCGGGCAACGAACTGGTCTTCGACGCGCAGGACGACAAGATCGTCACGAAGTACACGATCGGCGGCTTCGCCGGCACCGACCTGGACGAGTTCCTGCGCGGCAAGGGCGTCCGCACGGTGTACTTCGGCGGCATCGCGACGGAGTTCGGCGTCGAGTCGACCCTGCGCGCGGCTTCCGACCACGGCTACGACACGGTGGCGGTCTCCGACGCGATGACAGCGCTTTCCGAAATCTCGCACGAGAACGCGATCACGAAGATCTTCCCGCGCCTCGGCACGGTCGTGACGACGGACGAGGCGCTGGCAGCCCTGTCGTGA
- a CDS encoding SDR family NAD(P)-dependent oxidoreductase, which yields MGNNREVVVTGGGTITGRREQVLTEAATLLGARPVVFDAADPAAVEAALAELPDRVDVLVNNAGGNTDFLDTGGEGLAGFAAAFERNLRSNVVSAALVTHALRERFADGARIVTIGSIAAHTGAGSYGAAKAAVEGWNVSVAREFGARGITANVVAPGLVGDTEFFHGQLSDRRREWLVGNTMNKRPGTPEDVAAVVAFLASPAAGHVTGQVVHVNGGAHLGN from the coding sequence ATGGGGAACAACAGGGAAGTCGTGGTGACCGGCGGCGGCACGATCACCGGCCGCCGCGAACAGGTGCTCACCGAAGCCGCGACGCTCCTGGGCGCGCGGCCCGTCGTGTTCGACGCCGCCGACCCCGCGGCCGTCGAAGCCGCACTGGCGGAGTTGCCGGACCGCGTCGACGTGCTCGTCAACAACGCCGGCGGCAACACGGACTTCCTCGACACCGGCGGCGAAGGGCTGGCCGGCTTCGCGGCTGCGTTCGAGCGGAACCTCCGGTCCAATGTGGTCAGTGCGGCCCTGGTGACGCACGCGTTGCGCGAGCGTTTCGCCGACGGCGCCCGGATCGTGACGATCGGCTCGATCGCCGCCCACACCGGCGCGGGCTCGTACGGCGCGGCGAAGGCCGCGGTCGAGGGCTGGAACGTGAGCGTGGCCAGGGAGTTCGGGGCGCGCGGGATCACCGCGAACGTCGTCGCGCCCGGGTTGGTCGGGGACACGGAGTTCTTCCACGGGCAGCTCAGCGACCGCCGTCGCGAGTGGCTCGTCGGCAACACGATGAACAAGCGACCGGGCACACCGGAAGACGTGGCGGCGGTGGTGGCGTTTCTGGCGAGCCCCGCCGCCGGGCACGTCACCGGCCAGGTGGTGCACGTCAACGGCGGGGCTCACCTGGGCAACTGA
- a CDS encoding sorbosone dehydrogenase family protein, whose amino-acid sequence MRRVLGLIGVVSVLVAGCTGAASEPVQSVPPAATPAATSGKFKVETVTAGLEHGWDIGFLPDGGILVPQRPGKLALVRGGTATEVRADFSDVLVQGEGGLLGMVVSPDFATSREFITCQDHQEGGKAVDIRLVTWKLADDAASATKVKNLLTGLPVNPSGRHSGCRPTFAPDGALLVGTGDTARASIAQDRHSLGGKVLRLDAKTGNPLPDNPFITSADPHERLIYTYGHRNVQGVAIRPGSGQVITAEHGPTFDDEVNLLKPGANYGWDPSKGGTDSSYDESVPMTDLKRFPDAVSPLWTSGKITEAISGNAFLTGPQWGKNDGALVVVALKGQKLLLYHLDPAGKVLDVTLPPEFDDKFGRLRAARSGPDGALYVTTSDGTDDKLLKVTPA is encoded by the coding sequence ATGCGGCGTGTGCTGGGTCTCATCGGTGTCGTGTCCGTGCTGGTCGCGGGCTGTACGGGGGCGGCGAGCGAGCCGGTCCAGAGCGTCCCGCCCGCGGCGACCCCGGCGGCCACGAGCGGGAAGTTCAAGGTCGAGACGGTGACGGCCGGGCTCGAGCACGGCTGGGACATCGGGTTCCTGCCCGACGGCGGCATCCTCGTACCGCAGCGGCCCGGCAAGCTCGCGCTGGTCCGCGGCGGGACGGCGACGGAAGTCCGCGCCGACTTCTCCGACGTCCTGGTCCAGGGCGAAGGCGGGCTGCTCGGCATGGTCGTCAGCCCCGACTTCGCGACCAGCCGCGAGTTCATCACGTGCCAGGACCACCAGGAGGGCGGCAAGGCCGTCGACATCCGGCTGGTCACGTGGAAGCTGGCCGACGACGCCGCGAGCGCGACCAAGGTGAAGAACCTGCTTACCGGCCTGCCGGTGAACCCGAGCGGCCGCCACTCCGGCTGCCGCCCGACGTTCGCCCCGGACGGTGCCCTGCTCGTCGGCACGGGAGACACCGCCCGCGCGTCGATCGCCCAGGACCGCCACTCCCTCGGCGGCAAGGTCCTGCGGCTGGACGCGAAGACCGGCAACCCGTTGCCGGACAACCCGTTCATCACCTCGGCCGACCCGCACGAGCGGCTGATCTACACCTACGGCCACCGCAACGTCCAGGGCGTGGCGATCCGCCCGGGCAGCGGCCAGGTCATCACAGCCGAGCACGGCCCCACCTTCGACGACGAGGTCAACCTCCTCAAGCCGGGCGCCAACTACGGCTGGGACCCGTCCAAGGGCGGCACGGACTCGAGCTACGACGAGAGCGTCCCGATGACGGACCTCAAGCGCTTCCCGGACGCGGTGAGTCCACTGTGGACCTCCGGCAAGATCACCGAGGCGATCAGCGGCAACGCCTTCCTGACCGGCCCCCAGTGGGGCAAGAACGACGGCGCACTGGTCGTGGTGGCACTGAAGGGCCAGAAGCTCCTGCTGTACCACTTGGACCCGGCGGGCAAGGTCCTGGACGTAACCCTCCCCCCGGAGTTCGACGACAAGTTCGGCCGCCTCCGAGCCGCCCGAAGCGGACCGGACGGCGCCCTGTACGTGACGACTTCGGACGGAACGGACGACAAGCTGCTGAAGGTCACGCCCGCCTGA